CCAGAGCATCGGCGACGACGAAGGCGCGCGGGAGTTGCTCGAGGAGGTGATTGCCGGTGGCGACGCGGCGCAGCAGTCGGTGGCGCGGGCGCGGCTGGCCGAGCTGGGCAAGTGACGACGTGGCGGGGAAATCGCGATCGCGATGTCCCGTCCGAACGACTGTACAAGACTGATTGACCGTAGTTTTTGGGCGCTCGTTGGTTGAGCGCCCATTTTTCTTTCTCCTATGCGAATCGCACTCGGTATCCACTACGACGGCACGGCGTTCTCCGGCTGGCAATCGCAGCCCCACGGCAATACCGTGCAGCAGGCGCTCGAAGCCGCACTGCGTGAATTCGGCGGCGTTGCGCTGCCGACAACGGTGGCGGGGCGCACCGATACCGGTGTTCACGGCATTGGGCAGGTCGTGCATTTCGACACCGATCTGGACCGGGCGATGTTCTCGTGGGTACGCGGCGTTAACGCGTTCCTGCCGAAAACCGTCGCCGTGCAGTGGGCTCAGGCGATGCCGGACGACTTCCACGCCCGTTTCTCCGCCTTCGAACGCACGTATTTTTACGTGCTCTACGCGAATCCGGTGCGCTCGCCGCTGCTGCACGGCCGCACAGGCTGGCTGCATACGCCGCTCGATCTCGACGCGATGCGCACGGCGAGCCGGGTGCTCGTGGGCGAGCATGATTTCTCGGCCTTCCGTTCGTCGGAATGTCAGGCCAAAACGCCGGTCAAGCACCTCTACGCCGTCGACATCGAGCAGCAGGGCGACTTCTTCATCTTCCGCTTTCGCGCCAGCGCCTTTTTGCATCATATGGTGCGCAACATCATGGGATGTCTGGTCTCGATCGGCCGGGGGCGTCAGCCGGCGAGCTGGATGACGCACGTGCTCGCGAGCGGCGACCGGCGTCAGGCGGCGCCGACGTTCATGCCGGACGGCCTCTATCTGGCACGGGTGGGGTATCCTGACCGATTCGACGTGCCCGAGCCCAACTGGGCGGCGTGGCCGTTCCCGATGCCATGGACAAGTTCATGAAATCTCGTACGCGTATCAAGATTTGCGGCCTGTCGCAGCCCGCCGACATCGATCACGCCGTTGCACTGGGCGTCGACGCCATCGGGCTCGTCTTTTACCCGCCCAGCCCCCGTTATGTGGATCTCGGGCGTGCAGCCGACCTGGCGCGCCGTGTGCCTTCCTATGTGAGCCTCGTGGGGCTGTTCGTGAATGCCGATGCAGATGAGATCGCCCGCGCCGTGGAGGCCGTGCCGCTCACCGCCCTGCAGTTCCACGGGGACGAAACCCCCGAGCAATGTGTGGCGTTGTCGGCGGCGGCGGGGAACCGCCCGTTCCTGCGCGCCATGCGTATCGGCCCGGAGACGAAAGACAGTGGCGATTTGCTACAATTCGCCAATGCGTACACCGCCGCGCAAGGCATCCTGCTCGACGCTCTGGTCGAGGGCTACGGCGGTGGAGGAAAGGTTTTCGATTGGTCACTTATTCCAAAAGACATCGCGCGTCGGGCCGTTTTGAGTGGTGGCTTGAACGCACACAACGTTGCTGATGCCATCCGCCGGGTGACGCCTTACGCCGTCGACGTATCGAGCGGTGTGGAGGCGTCGAGGGGCGTGAAGGATCACGCCCGCATGACGGCGTTCGTTCAGGCGGTGAACGCTGCCGACGCCGATAGCTAATGCAACCCGCCGGGGTGGCCCCAAGGGCCGTGGCGCCCGCCACCGAGCCGCCCTGGTAACGCGAAGAGTGACGACCATGTACGATTTGCCTGACGCCCACGGCCATTTCGGCCAGTACGGCGGTGTCTTTGTGGCCGAGACGCTGATTCACGCGCTCGACGAACTGCGCGAGGCTTATGCCAGATATCAGCAGGATCCGGCCTTCCTCGAAGAATTCCATTACGAACTGAAGCACTACGTCGGCCGTCCGTCGCCGATCTATCACGCCAGGCGCTGGAGCCAGGAACTGGGCGGCGCGCAGGTGTACCTCAAGCGCGAAGACCTGAACCATACGGGCGCGCACAAGGTGAACAACGTGATCGGTCAGGCGCTGCTCGCGCGTCGCATGGGCAAGCGCCGTGTGATCGCCGAGACCGGCGCCGGCCAGCACGGCGTGGCGACGGCGACGATCGCAGCGCGCTTCGGCATGGAGTGCGTGGTGTACATGGGCTCGGAAGACGTCAAGCGTCAGGCCGCCAACGTGTACCGCATGCAACTGCTCGGCGCGACCGTCGTGCCGGTGGAATCCGGTTCGAAGACGCTCAAGGACGCCCTCAACGAAGCCATGCGCGACTGGGTGACGAACGTCGAAAACACGTTCTACATCATCGGCACCGTGGCCGGCCCGCATCCGTATCCGATGCTCGTGCGCGACTTCCAGAGCGTGATTGGCGAAGAGTGCAAGGTCCAGATGCCCGAACTAGCCGGCCGTCAGCCCGATTACGTGCTGGCCTGCGTGGGCGGCGGTTCGAACGCGATGGGTATTTTCTACCCGTACATCGACGTGCCGGACGTGAAGCTCGTGGGCGTGGAAGCGGCGGGCGACGGCATCGAAACCGGCCGCCACGCGGCGTCCATCATCGGCGGCACGCCCGGCGTGCTGCACGGCAACCGGACTTATCTGCTGCAAGACGCCAACGGTCAGATCACCGAGACGCATTCGATCTCGGCCGGCCTGGACTATCCGGGTGTCGGCCCGGAGCACGCATGGCTGCACGACATCAAGCGTGCCGAGTATGTGGGCATTACCGATACGGAAGCGTTGCGGGCCTTTCACGACTGCTGCCGGATCGAGGGCATCATCCCCGCACTGGAGTCGAGCCACGCGCTCGCTTATGCGTGCAAGCTGGCGCCGACCTTGCCGAAGGAACAGATCGTGCTGGTCAATCTCTCGGGACGCGGCGACAAGGATATGCACACCGTGATGGCGCTGGCCAGGCCGGCGCCCACGGCCGCATAACGCGAACCGCGAGACGCCACCGATCCCAAGCACCCGACTCAGATTAAGGACACCAGAACCAGCATGACCGATCTGACTGATCGCAAGGCACCCAATGACGTCCCGGGGACCGAACGCTCCCTGGACGCCACCGAAGCGGCCGCCGCGCGTCTCGAGGCCATGGAAGCGGCCGGAGAACTGCGCGCGCGTTGGGCGCCGGGCGACATCACGTTGCGTCATGCGGACTTCCTGCAACATTTGCACGAACTGGAAGACGGCAGCGTCGACCTGATCCTTGCCGATCCGCCTTACGGCCTCGGCAAGGATTACGGCAACGATTCCGACAAACGTTCCGGCGAGGACTTTCTCGGCTGGACGTATGGCTGGCTCGAAGCAGCAATTCCGAAGCTCGCGCCGCGCGGCTCGCTCTACCTGTTCTGCACGTGGCAGTACGCCCCGGAACTGTTCGTGTTCCTCAAGCAGCGCATGCTGATGATCAACGAGATCATCTGGGATCGCCGAGTGCCCAGCATGGGCGGCAGTACGCGGCGGTTCTCGTCGGTGCACGACAACATCGGCTTTTTCGCGGTCTCGAAGGACTATTACTTCGACCTCGACGCCGTGCGCGTGCCCTACGATGCCGCGACGAAGAAAGCGCGCTCGCGCCGTATCTTCGAAGGCAGCAAGTGGCTGGAGCTGGGTTACAACCCCAAGGATCTGTGGTCGATCTCGCGATTGCACCGGCAAGACCCCGAACGCGTCGATCATCCGACGCAGAAACCGCTGCATATCATCGAGCGCATGGTGCTGGCCAGTTGCCCGCCCGGCGGTCTCGTGCTCGACCCGTTCATGGGCAGCGGCACGACCGCCGTGGCCTGCGCGCTGCATGGCCGGCGTTTCGTCGGCTATGAACTGAACGCGCACTACCACGCGCTCGCCAACCAACGACTTCAGAGACTTTCCGATCATGTCCCGCATTCAAGCCACGTTCCAAGCCTTGCAAGCGCAGGGTAAAAAGGGCCTCATTCCGTTCATTACCGCCGGCGATCCCGAGCCGGGCTGGACGGTCAAGCTGATGCACGCACTGGCAGACCATGGCGCCGACGTCATCGAGCTTGGCGTGCCGTTCTCGGACCCGATGGCCGACGGTCCCGTCATTCAACGCGCCTCCGAGCGTGCCCTGGCGCGCGGCGTGAGTCTGGCCGAAGTGCTCGGCTACGTGGCCACCTTCCGTCAGACGAACGACCGCACGCCTGTCGTGCTCATGGGGTACGCCAACCCGATCGAGGCCATGGGGCTCGATGCCTTCGCCGAGCGGGCCGCCAAGGCCGGTGTGGACGGCGTGCTGGTCGTCGATTACCCCCCGGAGGAGGCCGACGGCTTCGCCGGTGCGGTGCGCGCACACGGCATCGATCCGATCTTCCTGCTCGCGCCGACCTCGACGGACGCCCGGATTGCGGCAGTGGCGCGTCAGGCGAGCGGTTACCTGTATTACGTCTCGCTCAAGGGTGTGACGGGCGCGGCCAGCCTCGATACGGCCAGCGTGGCCGCGAAGATTCCCCAGATCAAGGCGCAGGCCCGCCTGCCGGTCGGTGTCGGCTTCGGGATTCGCGACGCCGAGACGGCCCGCGCGGTGGCCAATGTGGCCGACGCGGTGGTGATCGGCAGCGCCATCGTGCAGTTGCTGGAAAACACGCCACGTGATCTGGAGGGGCAGAACGCGGTAAAATCGCTGGCTGAATTTATTGGCGGTATCCGTCAGGCGCTCGACTCGGGCGCCAAATCGGCGTAAATTCGCGGCGTAAATTTACGGCGCAAGTTCACGGCAGAAGTTTGCCGTGTACGGGCGCTGTGGCGTCGTGCTGCGCGCCACGGCGCGGATACCGCCCGGTGAAACGCCGAATTGAAACGGCCGTATCGTCGCGACGACACGGCCGCCTTGAAATGCCCCGAAAGCGCCCGCTCCCTCCCGAGCGGGCGTTTGGCAAGGAGAAACTATGAGCTGGCTCGACAAGCTGCTGCCCCCGAAGATCAAGCAAACCGATCCGACGCAGCGCAACAAGAGCATCCCGGAAGGGCTGTGGATCAAGTGCCCGTCGTGCGAGGCCGTGCTGTATCGCGCCGACGTGGAAGCGAATCTGCACGTTTGCCCGAAGTGCGACCATCACATGCGAATCGGTGCGCGCGCGCGTCTCGACTCGCTGCTCGATGCCGAAGGCCGTTACGAACTCGGTCAGGAAATCGTGCCGGTCGACGCCCTGAAGTTCAAGGACAGCCGCAAGTATCCGGACCGCATCAAGGAAGCCATGGACGACACGGGCGAGACCGACGCCATGGTGGTGATGGGCGGCGCGATTCACACGTTGCCGGTCGTGGTGGCCTGCTTCGAGTTCTCGTTCATGGGCGGCTCGATGGGCTCGGTGGTCGGCGAGCGCTTCGTGCGCGGCGCACAGAACGCATTGGAGCAGGGCGTGCCGTTCATCTGCGTGACCGCTTCAGGCGGCGCGCGCATGCAGGAAAGCCTGCTTTCGCTCATGCAAATGGCAAAGACCACGGCCATGCTCACGAAGCTGGCCAACGCCAAGCTGCCGTTCATCTCCGTGCTGACCGACCCGACGATGGGCGGTGTGTCGGCCAGCTTTGCCTTCCTGGGCGACGTGGTGATCGCGGAACCCAAGGCGCTGATCGGCTTTGCCGGCCCGCGCGTGATCGAACAGACGGTGCGCGAGAAGCTGCCGGAAGGTTTCCAGCGCTCGGAGTTTCTGTTGCAAAAGGGCGCCATCGACATGATCGTCGACCGTCGCAAGCTGCGCGAGGAGATCGCTCGCCTGATCGCGCTGATGCAGTGCCAGCCGGCGGACGCCGTCGCCTGAGCTGCGATCGGTCACCTCGGGCGTTCGCGCGCCGTTGCGGTGCCCCCAAGGGCGGTGCAACGGCGTAGAATGACGCAACGCCACGCAGCGCTGCACCCGCGGCGCGTAAATGCATCACTTAGCAGGACAGAAGCGCGGACGTGAGTGACGTCCGCGTTTTGTTTTTCTGCACGCACATCATGCCGACATACTCCACTCTCGACGCCTGGCTCGCCCATCTGGAAACCGCTCATCCCGTGGGCATCGACATGGGCCTCGCGCGCATCGGGCGCGTGAAGGATGCCCTCGGGCTGACATTCCCATGCCCCGTCTTCACGATCGGCGGCACGAACGGCAAGGGCTCGACCTGCGCCATCATCGAAGCGATTCTGCTGTGCGCCGGTTACCGCGTGGGCTGCCACACGTCACCGCATCTGATCTCGTTCAACGAGCGTGCGCGCATCAATGGCGAGAACGTCGACGATGCCACGCTGCTGCCGCACTTCGAAGCCGTCGAAAATGCGCGTACGAGCTTCGACGAGCCGGTCTCGCTGACGTATTTCGAGTTCACCACGCTGGCGATCATGCACATGTTCGCCACGGCAGGTCTCGACGCCGTGATTCTTGAAGTGGGGCTGGGCGGGCGTCTGGACGCCGTGAACATCGTCGACGCCGACTGCGCGGTCATCACGAGCATCGACATCGATCACCAGCAATATCTCGGCGATACGCGCGAGGCGATCGCCATCGAAAAGGCGGGCATCTTCCGTTCGGGTAAGCCGGCCATCTGCGGCGACCCCATGCCGCCGGCCACGCTGATCTCCGAGGCCGAGCGTATCGGCGCCGACCTGTGGTTGTTCGGGCGCGATTTCAACTATCAGGGCGACAAGCAGCAATGGAGCTATGGCGGACGGCAGATGCGCCGCCCGGCGCTGGCCTATCCGGCGCTTCGCGGCGCCAACCAGTTGCTCAACGCGTCGGCGGCACTCGCCGCGCTCGAATCGATGCGTAGCGTGTTGCCGGTCTCGGCACAGGATATTCGCCTGGGGCTCGCGTCGGTCGAGTTGCCGGGGCGTTTTCAGGTGCTGCCGGGGCGTCCGGCCGTGGTGCTCGACGTGGCACACAACCCGCACGCCGCCGCTGCGCTGGGCCACAATCTCGACGGCATGGGCTTCTTTCCGTACACGTATGCCGTGTTCGGGGCGATGGCCGACAAGGACATCGAGGGCGTGCTGCGTCACCTTGTCGACAAGGTCGATCACTGGCGTTTGTGCGCGTTGCCGACCGAGCGCGCCGCGAGTCCGGCAGCGCTCGAAGAGAAGTTGCGGGCCGTGGGTTTCGTCGAAGATGCCGATCATTCGGTCGAAACCTTCGAATCCCCTGAGAATGCCTATGCCGCCGCGCTCGAGCAGTGCGGCGAGAATGATAGAATCGTGGTTTTTGGATCGTTCTTTACGGTAGCGGGTGTGATGTCGCATCGCAAATTGCAGCGGCACTGAAGCGTGACGGTGCGCGTGCCGTGACATTTGCTTACGAGAAATGTCATGCACACGGCGCACCAGATGCGCGATGATCGATCCAACGACGCAAGTTTCGACCTGAGCCAAGGGCCTATGGGATTGTTTTCCTTCCGCAAGAAAGACGCCGAAGCCGTTTCCCCGAAGCGCGGTAGCCGCAGGAGCGGCCGCACCGGCACCCGTACGGCGGGAGGAGGGGGCGAGTACAGCGAGCACGAGCAACTCGACCCGCTGCTGCCCGAAAAGCAACGCGCGCGCCGCCGTCTGGTTGGCGCGCTCGCGCTCGTGCTCGCGGCCGTCATCATTTTGCCGATGGTGCTCGCACCCGAGCCGAAGCCGGCCGCCGACGACATTGCCATCCAGATTCCCGGAAAGGACACCAACTCGCCGCCGGTACGCGTGAAGCCGAAAGCCGCGGCAGTGACGCCGTCCGACGCTTCGCTCGACAAGGGCGAAGAGGCCGTCGACAGCAGCACCCTGGCGCAATCGGCCAAGCCTGCCCCTGCTGCCGTGCCGCCTTCAGCGCCGGCACCCGCACCGGCGCCTGCGGCGACCGTGCCGGAACCGCAAGTGGCGCAATCCAGACCCGAACACAAACCGGAAGCCAGGCCCGAGCCCCGGAAGCCCGAGCAGCACGCCGAGGCGAAGCCCACGGCCAAGCCGGAGTCGCATGACGGGGCGAAGCCACCTGCCAAGCCGAGTAACAACGTGGCGGATCCGATCGCACAGTTCGCGCAGAACAACACGCCCGCCAAGCCGGCCGCGAAACCGGCTGACAACCACGACAATTCGCAGAAGCCGGCATCGGGCGGCAAGTATCTGGTGCGCATCGGCGCCTTCTCGACGCAGGACCGCGCACAGGCATGGCTGGTCAAGCTCAAGCTGGTGAACGTGCCGAGCTACATGGTGAAGAGTTCGGTCGATGGCCGTGAGCTTTACCTGCTGCGCGCGGGGCCGTTCCCGGACCGTAACGCCGCGGAAGCCGCCGGCAAGAAGATTCGCGACGCCGGTCTGACGGCGCAGGTCGCCGAGGCAGGCTGAGTTGGGCGATACGGTGCATGGCGGTCTGCTGACCGTGGTCGACTACGCGGCCATCGCCATCCTGCTCGGATCGATGTTGCTGGGCATGCTGCGCGGGCTGGTGCGTGAACTGTTCAATCTGGTGGGCTGGGTGGTGGCGTTCTTCGTGGCGCGTGCGTTCGGCCCGAGCGTGGCACACTGGTTGCCCGCCGACCTGCCCGGTGGCGAACTGACGCAGGGCGCGCTGGGTTTCCTGCTGGTGCTGGTGGCCGTGGTGTTCGGTGCCGGTATCGTCAGCGCGCTGGTGGGGCGTATGACCGATCTGATCGGGTTGCGTCCGGCCGATCGCGGGCTCGGTATGCTGTTCGGCATCGTTCGCGGCGTTCTGCTCTTGATGTTATTGATGGTCGCCGCCAAGTTAACGGCGTTGCCGCAACAGCCCGTGTGGCAGCAGTCGGTGACGCGCCCGTGGGTAGAGGCGGGGCTCGAGCGCCTGATGCCGTATCTGCCCGAGGCAGTGCGGCATTACCTGCGCAAGCCCGAGACCGCTGTGCCCAACGTCAACCCGATGGGGACAACCCTTCCCTTGCCACAATTGGAACCCTACCGCGGGTCGCCGGACTCGGGCGGGCACAGTGGTGTGCCGCGCGACGGCGCGCAACGTTCCTCGGGCAGTCACGGCGATGCCATCGGCGGTGCCACGAGCGGCATGGCCGGGGCGGCGGTGAGCGAAGTGGTGAGCGAAGGGGCGAACGACGTCCGGAATGCGGCGAACATGGCGAATACCGCGAATACCGCAACGAAGGCCGTATCGGCGCGCTTGTCGAACCTGATGGGGGGTGGCGCGCTGCGCGACACCAACGGCACGGGGCTGGGGGCGCAGGCGGCAGGTGAGGGAGTGGGTGTCTCGCAGCAGGGATGGGGAATGCGCAGCGGCGGACCGGGCGGTTCGCCCACCCCATCGACCGGCCTGCACAAGGTTTCCGAATGACGGATAATACAGTCCGTTTGATGCAGATTTCGATGTTTTTTGAAGGATTCATGCCATGTGTGGCATCGTCGGTGTAGTCTCCAAATCTCCGGTCAACCAATTCATCTACGATAGCCTGCTGCTCTTGCAGCACCGCGGCCAGGACGCCGCCGGTATCGCGACGACGGATGGCCAGTCCTTCTACATGCACAAGGGCAACGGCATGGTGCGCGACGTGTTCCGCACGCGCAATATGCGTGACTTGCCGGGCACTGTGGGCATTGGCCAGGTGCGCTACCCGACGGCAGGTTCGTCGAGCGCCGCTCAGGCGCAGCCGTTCTACGTGAACGCTCCGTACGGCATCGTGCTTGCCCACAACGGCAACCTGACGAACTGGGAACAGCTCAAGGACGAGATGTTCCGCGTCGACCGCCGTCACATCAACACGACCTCCGATTCCGAAGTCCTGCTCAACGTGCTCGCCCACGAGTTGCAGGAAAGCTCGCGCGACGGTCTGTCCGTCGCGTCGCTGTTCCAGGCGGTGGGCAAGGTGCATGGCCGTCTGCGCGGCTCGTACGCCATCGTCTCGATCATTTCCGGCTTCGGTCTGCTCGCGTTTCGCGATCCGAACGGCATCCGTCCGCTGTGTATCGGCCGTTTCGACGGCCCGAACGGCACGGAGTGGATGGTGGCGTCCGAATCGGTGGCGCTCGAAGGCATGGGCTTCGCGTTCGAGCGCGACGTCAAGCCGGGCGAGGCGATCTTCATCAGCAACGACGGCAAACTGACCTCGCAGCAATGCTCGGCGGTGTCTTCGATGCATCCGTGCATTTTCGAACTCGTGTACCTGGCGCGTCCGGATTCGGTACTCGACGGTGTGCCGGTCTACGACGCCCGCCTGCGCATGGGGGATTACCTCGCCGAGAAGATCAGCCGCGAGATCGTCAACTACAAGGACATCGACGTCGTCATGCCGATTCCGGACTCCAGCCGTCCGGCGGCCATGCAGGTGGCGAAGCGTCTGGGCCTGAACTACCGCGAAGGCTTCTTCAAGAACCGCTACGTCGGCCGTACCTTCATCATGCCCGGCCAGGCGATGCGCAAGAAGTCGGTGCGCCAGAAGCTCAACGCCATGCGTGTCGAGTTCAAGGACAAGAATGTGCTGATCGTGGACGATTCGATCGTGCGCGGTACGACCAGCCAGGAAATCGTGCAGATGGCGCGTGACGCCGGTGCCCGCAAGGTGATCTTCGCCTCGGCGGCGCCGCCGGTGAAATTCCCGAACGTGTACGGCATCGACATGCCGACACGCAGCGAACTGGTGGCGCATGACCGCAGCGACGAGGAAGTCGCGCGCATCATCGGCGCCGACGAACTGATTTATCAGGACGTCGAAGACATGAAGGCGGCGGTGCGCGACATCAATCCGGCGCTGTCGGACTTCGACGCGTCATGCTTCGACGGCCACTACATCACCGGCGACGTGACGCCCGAGTACCTGAACCGCCTGGAGCAGCAGCGCAAGGCGCCGAAGGCGCCGGTCGTGGAATCCGGCGAAGGCGATGAAAACGAGCCACGCGGTGTGCAACTGGGGCTTTGATCCGAACGTTGTAAAGGGCCGGCCCCGAGTCGCGATTGACCCTGTCGTCCGCCCCGGGCAGCCGGGGCAACCCTGTTGCAAGGCGGGGGTTTTCCTTCTCCGCCGCCAACGTGCTACACTGCTTCACACGTCGATTTGATTTCAGCTTGCGGACGTGGGGGAATCTCCCCGAAACAGCTAAAGCGAGGCCTAGACAGATGGATTTCGAGCCCGTTTTGCTGACAAGCGAAACGGGCTTTTCTTTTTTGGCCGGCGAGCGAGCCGACCCAATGACGAGACACACGATGGATTCCTTCGACTTCGATACCCTGGCGGTGCGCGCGGGCACGCAGCGCTCCGAGTTTGGTGAACACTCCGAGGCGCTGTACCTGACCTCGAGCTTCGTCTTCAAGAGTGCGGCCGAAGCGGCCGAGCGTTTCGCGCATTCGGAAGAGGGCTTCACTTACTCGCGGTTCACCAATCCGACCGTATCGATGTTCCAGGATCGTCTGGCGGCGCTCGAAGGTGGTGAGGCATGCATGGCGACGGCGTCGGGCATGAGCGCCATCGTCTCGGTCGTGATGACGGCCCTGTCGGCCGGCGATCACCTCGTGAGCTCGCAAAGCATCTTCGGCTCGACGCTGAACGTCTTCTCGACGATCTTCAGCCGCTTCGGTGTCGAGACGACCTTTGTCGATCCAACCGACCTCGACGCGTGGCGCGCCGCGATCCGTCCGAACACGAAGATGTTCTTCCTCGAAACGCCGTCCAATCCGCTGACCGACATCGCCGACATCGAGGCCATCGGCAAGATCGCGAAGGAGGCCGGAGCGCTGTTCGTGGTCGACAACTGTTTCTGTACGCCGGTATTGCAGCGTCCGATCGAGTACGGTGCGGACGTGGTAGTGCACTCCGCGACGAAGTATCTCGACGGTCAGGGCCGTGTGCTGGGCGGCGCCATCGTCGGCAAGAAAGATTTCATCATGGGCAAGATCTTCACGTTCGTGCGCAGCGCCGGCCCGACGCTCTCGGCGTTCAACGCGTGGGTGTTGCTCAAGGGCCTGGAGACGCTCTCGCTGCGTGTCGAAAAGCAATCGGCCAACGCGCTCGAGACCGCCCGGTGGCTGGAGCAGCAGCCGCAGGTCGGTCGTGTGTTCTATCCGGGATTGCCCTCGCATCCGCAATACGAATTGGCGAAGCGTCAGCAGAAGTCGGGTGGGGCGATCGTCGCGTTCGAACTCAAGGGCGCGACGCCCGCCGAGCAGCGCGAGAACGCCTGGCGCGTGATCGACAACACGCGCGTGTGCTCGATTACCGGTAACCTCGGCGACACGCGTACGACCATCACGCACCCGGCAAGCACGACGCATGGCCGCATCACGCCCGAGGCCCGCGCGGCTGCGGGCATCACGGAAGGGTTGATCCGTCTGGCCGTCGGTCTGGAGTCGCCGGCCGACATTCAGGCCGATCTGGCACGCGGTTTCGTGAACTGAGTCGACTCGTTAGCAAGGGATGTCATGAGCAAGTTCTGGAGTGCGGGCGTTGCCGATCTCACGCCCTACGTGCCCGGTGAGCAGCCGCAAATGCAGCGGCTCATCAAACTCAACACCAACGAGAATCCGTACGGTCCGTCGCCGCGCGTGCTCGCCGCCATTCGCGAAGCCCTCGGTGGCGACGCCGATGCGCTCAAACGCTATCCGGACCCGGACGCGCGTTGCTTCAAGCAGGCGATTGCCACGCGCTTCGGTCTGGAACCC
This is a stretch of genomic DNA from Pandoraea faecigallinarum. It encodes these proteins:
- the purF gene encoding amidophosphoribosyltransferase; translated protein: MCGIVGVVSKSPVNQFIYDSLLLLQHRGQDAAGIATTDGQSFYMHKGNGMVRDVFRTRNMRDLPGTVGIGQVRYPTAGSSSAAQAQPFYVNAPYGIVLAHNGNLTNWEQLKDEMFRVDRRHINTTSDSEVLLNVLAHELQESSRDGLSVASLFQAVGKVHGRLRGSYAIVSIISGFGLLAFRDPNGIRPLCIGRFDGPNGTEWMVASESVALEGMGFAFERDVKPGEAIFISNDGKLTSQQCSAVSSMHPCIFELVYLARPDSVLDGVPVYDARLRMGDYLAEKISREIVNYKDIDVVMPIPDSSRPAAMQVAKRLGLNYREGFFKNRYVGRTFIMPGQAMRKKSVRQKLNAMRVEFKDKNVLIVDDSIVRGTTSQEIVQMARDAGARKVIFASAAPPVKFPNVYGIDMPTRSELVAHDRSDEEVARIIGADELIYQDVEDMKAAVRDINPALSDFDASCFDGHYITGDVTPEYLNRLEQQRKAPKAPVVESGEGDENEPRGVQLGL
- a CDS encoding O-succinylhomoserine sulfhydrylase, encoding MDSFDFDTLAVRAGTQRSEFGEHSEALYLTSSFVFKSAAEAAERFAHSEEGFTYSRFTNPTVSMFQDRLAALEGGEACMATASGMSAIVSVVMTALSAGDHLVSSQSIFGSTLNVFSTIFSRFGVETTFVDPTDLDAWRAAIRPNTKMFFLETPSNPLTDIADIEAIGKIAKEAGALFVVDNCFCTPVLQRPIEYGADVVVHSATKYLDGQGRVLGGAIVGKKDFIMGKIFTFVRSAGPTLSAFNAWVLLKGLETLSLRVEKQSANALETARWLEQQPQVGRVFYPGLPSHPQYELAKRQQKSGGAIVAFELKGATPAEQRENAWRVIDNTRVCSITGNLGDTRTTITHPASTTHGRITPEARAAAGITEGLIRLAVGLESPADIQADLARGFVN